One genomic segment of Nitratidesulfovibrio sp. includes these proteins:
- the abc-f gene encoding ribosomal protection-like ABC-F family protein, with the protein MNFTIQSLGKSYNGQDILSDFSLEVQSGVRLCVCGPNGCGKSTLLRIIAGVESADSGKVLLPKGCRLGYVQQELGDDVLDRPLLDWVLDVLPAWHDFWAEWEAATHAGDEAAIRRLGAKQAELEQVYGYNPEHRARAVLSGLGFAERKWSLPIRKLSGGWRERAKLARVLTAGADVLLLDEPTNHLDLEAVEWLEAFLMDYKGALVFVAHDRVFMDKVGTHVLYLGASKPLYRRGTFSQFVALQDEVEGQREREAQRLQEEIARKMDFVRRFRAKATKARQAGSRQKMAKKLEKELENYRPEQKRRELDFSWPEPARAEKTILSVVDLEYAFPDGTGLWPSLTFNIYRGQKIALAGPNGCGKSTLLKVIGGKLEKSGGTVVMGTLVRMGFFSQHQLETLNPSGTVLSEIRRLSDPRTTEEELMSVLGLFLLGQSYFDRVVGELSGGEKSRLILATLFLARCNFLVLDEPTNHLDLESREALVEALQSYEGTILMVAHDRHLLSAVADEIWALSPGGIAVYEGGFDEYDAARRQQGDTGSLASGAGEARRDAPSLSRDDMKRIKREQAEQRNALYKELKPRQDAYAKLEKQLEMSLAEQAEVEQTLADPAVYADAARTTELLKRFGELQRQGEELFEKMSELEAVIADLETRRAALTVEGT; encoded by the coding sequence ATGAACTTCACCATCCAGAGTCTCGGCAAGTCCTACAACGGGCAGGATATCCTGTCCGATTTCTCGCTCGAGGTGCAGTCGGGCGTGCGGCTGTGCGTGTGCGGCCCCAACGGCTGCGGCAAGTCCACGTTGCTGCGCATCATTGCGGGCGTGGAATCGGCGGACAGCGGCAAGGTGCTGCTGCCCAAGGGTTGCCGGCTCGGCTACGTGCAGCAGGAACTGGGCGACGACGTGCTGGACCGCCCCCTGCTGGACTGGGTGCTGGACGTGCTGCCTGCGTGGCATGACTTCTGGGCGGAGTGGGAGGCGGCGACCCATGCCGGGGACGAGGCAGCCATCCGACGGCTGGGCGCGAAGCAGGCCGAGCTTGAGCAGGTGTACGGGTACAACCCGGAACACCGGGCGCGGGCGGTGCTGTCGGGCCTTGGGTTTGCGGAACGCAAGTGGAGTCTGCCCATCCGCAAGCTGTCGGGCGGCTGGCGCGAGCGCGCCAAGCTGGCCCGCGTGCTGACGGCGGGCGCGGACGTGCTGCTGCTGGACGAACCCACCAACCACCTGGACCTGGAAGCCGTGGAATGGCTGGAAGCCTTTCTGATGGACTACAAGGGCGCGTTGGTATTCGTGGCGCACGACAGGGTGTTCATGGACAAGGTGGGCACGCACGTTTTGTACTTGGGGGCCAGCAAGCCCCTGTACCGGCGCGGCACGTTCAGCCAGTTCGTGGCCCTGCAGGATGAGGTGGAGGGCCAGCGCGAGCGCGAGGCCCAGCGGTTGCAGGAAGAGATAGCCCGCAAGATGGATTTCGTGCGGCGGTTCCGGGCCAAGGCCACCAAGGCGCGGCAGGCGGGCTCGCGCCAGAAGATGGCCAAGAAGCTGGAAAAGGAACTGGAAAACTACAGGCCGGAGCAGAAGCGGCGCGAGCTGGACTTTTCGTGGCCGGAACCGGCGCGGGCGGAAAAGACCATCCTCAGCGTGGTGGACCTGGAATACGCCTTTCCGGACGGCACGGGGCTGTGGCCCAGCCTGACCTTCAACATCTACCGGGGCCAGAAGATCGCGCTGGCCGGGCCCAACGGGTGCGGCAAGTCCACGCTGCTGAAGGTCATCGGCGGCAAGCTGGAAAAGAGCGGCGGCACGGTGGTCATGGGCACGCTGGTGCGCATGGGCTTTTTCAGCCAGCACCAGTTGGAGACGCTGAACCCCTCGGGCACGGTGCTGAGCGAAATCCGCCGCCTGTCCGACCCGCGCACCACGGAAGAAGAACTGATGAGCGTGCTCGGGCTGTTCCTGCTTGGGCAAAGCTATTTCGACCGGGTGGTGGGCGAGCTTTCCGGCGGTGAAAAAAGCCGCCTGATCCTGGCCACGCTGTTCCTGGCCCGCTGCAACTTCCTGGTACTGGACGAACCCACCAACCATCTGGACCTGGAAAGCCGCGAGGCGCTGGTGGAGGCGTTGCAGAGCTACGAGGGCACCATCCTGATGGTGGCCCACGACCGGCACCTGCTGTCCGCCGTGGCCGACGAGATATGGGCGTTGTCGCCGGGCGGCATCGCGGTGTACGAGGGCGGATTCGACGAATACGATGCGGCGCGCCGCCAGCAGGGTGATACCGGCAGTCTGGCGTCCGGCGCGGGCGAGGCCCGGCGCGATGCGCCGTCGCTTTCGCGCGACGACATGAAGCGCATCAAGCGTGAACAGGCCGAACAGCGCAACGCCCTGTACAAGGAACTGAAGCCCCGGCAGGACGCCTACGCCAAGCTGGAAAAGCAGCTCGAAATGTCGCTGGCCGAACAGGCCGAGGTGGAACAGACCCTGGCCGACCCGGCGGTGTACGCCGATGCCGCGCGGACCACGGAACTGCTGAAGCGCTTCGGCGAATTGCAGCGGCAGGGCGAGGAACTGTTCGAAAAGATGAGCGAGCTTGAGGCGGTGATTGCCGACCTGGAAACGCGGCGGGCGGCGCTTACCGTCGAGGGCACGTAA
- a CDS encoding NapC/NirT family cytochrome c yields the protein MHALRSNPTGRPWRIMLMAALAGVAVTVGAALAMTATDQALFCGSCHSMAEAALTHKRSPHAKLACNECHAPHNLAAKLPFKAKEGARDIYSTTLGTIPDLIHPGGETRDVVQVNCRRCHVATTMTVSMETKKYCTDCHRHVPHTPKLPIARRSAADV from the coding sequence ATGCACGCTCTGCGGAGCAACCCCACAGGACGACCATGGCGCATCATGCTCATGGCCGCGCTGGCTGGCGTTGCCGTTACCGTGGGCGCGGCCCTGGCCATGACCGCCACGGACCAGGCCCTGTTCTGCGGCAGTTGCCATTCCATGGCCGAGGCGGCGCTGACCCACAAGCGCTCGCCGCACGCGAAGCTTGCCTGCAACGAATGCCATGCGCCGCACAACCTGGCCGCCAAGCTGCCCTTCAAGGCCAAGGAAGGCGCGCGTGACATCTACTCGACGACCCTTGGCACCATCCCCGACCTGATCCACCCCGGCGGAGAAACCAGGGACGTGGTGCAGGTCAACTGTCGGCGTTGCCACGTGGCCACCACCATGACCGTGTCCATGGAAACCAAGAAGTACTGCACCGACTGCCACCGTCACGTGCCCCATACCCCCAAGCTGCCCATAGCCAGAAGGAGTGCCGCCGATGTCTAG
- a CDS encoding glutamate synthase, whose translation MCRLFALTSTEPVSPMVAINALNVMKEGHDGSGVGLYLSGLSGPFAEHPEYPILSGIFTEKGLKRLDGIMDDLGFRPFHSVSIIKSTPPAGTPKRGVYLARAYEPPKAWADMPEAERTAQLVQTRVAIRQQGEAERDMMAFSFWPGVVMIKEVGDPLTVGEYLGLDRPDLHARRILCQGRQNTNYAINLYACHPFFIEGVCTMTNGENTAFIPIREYLSSRNVPGYMGYQSDSEVFTHIMHFTHYKLGLPVEAYKHVITPLSDAEMAGHPDRDMLARLKVLCRKMIIDGPNCVIGCLPDGTMFMAQDRKKLRPGVVGGKPGMYAFSSELCGLDAAIPDRDKTLDFQPMHLDTAYVRPECQEVTICSQLQALPRQR comes from the coding sequence ATGTGTCGATTGTTCGCCTTGACTTCGACAGAGCCCGTCTCCCCCATGGTGGCCATCAATGCCCTGAATGTGATGAAGGAAGGGCATGACGGCTCCGGGGTCGGGCTCTATCTATCCGGTCTGTCGGGTCCCTTTGCGGAGCACCCCGAATATCCCATCCTCTCCGGCATCTTCACCGAAAAGGGCCTGAAGCGGCTTGACGGAATCATGGACGACCTTGGGTTTCGTCCGTTCCATTCGGTGTCGATCATCAAATCCACGCCGCCCGCAGGCACGCCCAAGCGCGGCGTATACCTTGCCCGCGCCTACGAGCCGCCCAAAGCCTGGGCCGACATGCCCGAGGCCGAGCGCACCGCGCAGCTGGTGCAGACCCGCGTGGCCATCCGCCAGCAGGGCGAGGCCGAGCGCGACATGATGGCCTTTTCGTTCTGGCCGGGCGTGGTGATGATCAAGGAAGTGGGCGACCCGCTCACCGTGGGCGAGTACCTGGGCCTTGACCGGCCCGACCTGCACGCCCGCCGCATCCTGTGCCAGGGCCGCCAGAACACCAACTACGCCATCAACCTGTATGCATGTCACCCGTTCTTCATCGAGGGCGTGTGCACCATGACCAACGGGGAAAACACGGCGTTCATCCCGATCCGCGAATACCTTTCGTCGCGCAACGTGCCCGGCTACATGGGCTACCAGTCCGACTCCGAGGTGTTCACGCACATCATGCACTTCACGCATTACAAGCTGGGCCTGCCGGTAGAGGCGTACAAGCACGTCATCACCCCGCTGTCCGACGCCGAAATGGCCGGGCACCCCGACCGTGACATGCTGGCCCGCCTGAAGGTGCTGTGCCGCAAGATGATCATCGACGGCCCCAACTGCGTCATCGGCTGCCTGCCGGACGGCACCATGTTCATGGCGCAGGACCGCAAGAAGCTGCGGCCCGGCGTGGTGGGCGGCAAGCCCGGCATGTACGCCTTTTCGTCCGAGTTGTGCGGCCTTGATGCCGCCATCCCCGACCGCGACAAGACCCTCGACTTCCAGCCCATGCATCTGGACACGGCCTACGTCCGTCCCGAATGCCAAGAGGTGACCATATGCAGCCAACTGCAGGCATTACCCCGTCAACGCTGA
- a CDS encoding aminotransferase class IV — translation MIPVLDTDDYVARLLSRERPGEAGIIAFYEHRVGAICRNPRLMLMPLDDHLAHRGDGIFESMKYLHRHIYQLDAHLERMRRSAAGLYLAPPCTWERLREIIIEVAQAGGEADGSIRVLVGRGPGGFGIDPAECPEPSLYVAAYHFTPKPEAWFDKGLTAFRSSIPAKQGYLARIKNANYLPNVLMTREAHERSMDVPFSFDDDGCLAETAIANVALVDETGTLVVPEFTNALAGTTVLRAVELAQGEVPVSFRKVREEELYAAREILVLGTSSDCVAVVAYEGRPVADGRPGPVSRRLRALLQADLMEQGVPF, via the coding sequence GTGATCCCCGTGCTTGATACCGACGACTACGTTGCCCGCCTGCTGTCCCGCGAACGCCCCGGCGAAGCGGGCATCATCGCTTTCTACGAGCACCGCGTGGGCGCCATATGCCGCAACCCGCGCCTGATGCTCATGCCCCTCGACGACCATCTGGCCCATCGCGGCGACGGCATCTTCGAGAGCATGAAGTACCTGCACCGCCACATCTACCAGTTGGACGCGCACCTTGAGCGCATGCGTCGTTCCGCCGCCGGGCTGTACCTTGCACCGCCGTGTACCTGGGAGCGCCTGCGCGAGATCATCATCGAGGTGGCCCAGGCGGGCGGCGAGGCGGATGGCTCCATCCGCGTGCTGGTGGGGCGCGGCCCCGGCGGCTTCGGCATCGACCCTGCCGAATGCCCGGAACCCAGCCTGTACGTGGCCGCCTACCATTTCACCCCCAAGCCCGAGGCGTGGTTCGACAAGGGGCTGACGGCCTTCCGCAGTTCCATCCCCGCCAAGCAGGGGTACCTCGCGCGCATCAAGAACGCCAACTATCTGCCCAACGTGCTCATGACCCGCGAGGCGCACGAGCGCTCCATGGACGTGCCCTTCTCGTTCGACGACGACGGCTGCCTGGCAGAAACCGCCATCGCCAACGTGGCCCTGGTGGACGAAACCGGAACCCTGGTGGTGCCGGAGTTCACCAATGCCCTTGCGGGTACCACCGTGCTGCGCGCCGTGGAACTGGCCCAGGGCGAGGTGCCCGTCAGCTTCCGCAAGGTGCGCGAAGAAGAGCTGTACGCCGCCCGCGAAATTCTGGTGCTGGGCACCAGCTCCGACTGCGTGGCCGTGGTGGCCTACGAAGGCCGACCCGTGGCCGATGGCCGTCCCGGACCGGTTTCGCGCCGGTTGCGGGCGTTGTTGCAGGCGGATTTGATGGAGCAGGGCGTACCTTTCTAG
- a CDS encoding (deoxy)nucleoside triphosphate pyrophosphohydrolase has product MTSSFSSPTNENPLAAGGDQDATAPSPAQRIAVVAGILWDSGRFLAVERPEGKPQAGFWEFPGGKIEPGETPADALTRELREELGVTPVQAAFWRTVRHDYPHLSVELHFFHVTGFTGTVTALEGHRFAWLTWDEAMRLPFLEADLPLVADLRDGPG; this is encoded by the coding sequence ATGACAAGCTCGTTTTCCTCGCCAACGAACGAAAATCCTCTTGCGGCGGGCGGCGATCAGGACGCGACCGCGCCGTCCCCCGCCCAGCGCATCGCCGTGGTGGCGGGCATCCTGTGGGACAGCGGGCGGTTTCTGGCCGTGGAGCGTCCGGAAGGCAAGCCGCAGGCGGGCTTCTGGGAATTTCCCGGCGGCAAGATCGAGCCGGGCGAGACCCCGGCGGATGCCCTGACCCGCGAACTGCGCGAGGAACTGGGCGTGACCCCGGTGCAGGCCGCCTTCTGGCGCACCGTGCGGCACGACTACCCGCACCTGTCGGTGGAACTGCACTTCTTTCACGTGACGGGGTTCACCGGCACGGTCACCGCACTGGAGGGCCACCGCTTTGCGTGGCTGACCTGGGACGAGGCCATGCGCCTGCCGTTTCTGGAGGCGGACCTGCCGCTGGTGGCCGACCTGCGGGACGGGCCGGGGTAG
- a CDS encoding aspartate-semialdehyde dehydrogenase, which yields MSKERLVVAVCGATGAVGREMLNTLEQREFPAAEVIPFASARSAGNKVPFMGGELTVRELTEESFRGVDIALFSAGGSTSEKFAPHAVQAGCVVVDNSSAWRMDERCPLVVPEVNAHALAAHNGIIANPNCSTIQMVVALKPLHDAARITRVVVSTYQAVSGTGQKAIDELEKQVRQMFNMQEPDVAVYPHRIAFNCLPQIDVFMDNDYTKEEMKMVLETVKIMEDPSVKVTATCVRVPVFYGHSESVNIETERKLSAKEARAILAQAPGVRVYDNPAQKMYPMAIDAAGEDDTFVGRIREDETIANGLNMWIVSDNIRKGAALNAVQIAEALVERNLLQVRDPQLFLR from the coding sequence ATGTCCAAGGAAAGACTTGTCGTCGCCGTGTGCGGGGCCACCGGGGCGGTGGGCCGCGAAATGCTGAACACGCTGGAACAGCGCGAATTTCCCGCGGCGGAGGTCATTCCCTTCGCCTCGGCCCGTTCCGCGGGCAACAAGGTGCCCTTCATGGGCGGCGAACTGACCGTGCGCGAACTGACCGAAGAATCCTTCCGGGGCGTGGACATCGCCCTGTTCTCGGCGGGTGGTTCCACCTCCGAGAAGTTTGCCCCCCATGCCGTGCAGGCCGGGTGCGTGGTGGTGGACAACTCCAGCGCGTGGCGTATGGACGAGCGCTGCCCGCTGGTGGTGCCCGAAGTGAACGCCCACGCCCTTGCCGCGCACAACGGCATCATCGCCAACCCCAACTGCTCGACCATCCAGATGGTGGTGGCGCTGAAGCCGCTGCACGACGCGGCCAGGATCACCCGCGTGGTGGTTTCCACCTACCAGGCCGTTTCCGGCACCGGGCAGAAGGCCATCGACGAGTTGGAAAAGCAGGTGCGGCAGATGTTCAACATGCAGGAGCCGGACGTTGCCGTGTACCCGCACCGCATCGCCTTCAACTGCCTGCCGCAGATCGACGTGTTCATGGACAACGACTACACCAAAGAAGAAATGAAGATGGTGCTGGAAACCGTGAAGATCATGGAGGACCCCTCCGTGAAGGTTACCGCCACCTGCGTGCGCGTGCCCGTCTTCTACGGCCATTCCGAGTCGGTGAACATCGAGACCGAGCGCAAGCTTTCGGCCAAGGAGGCCCGCGCCATCCTCGCGCAGGCCCCCGGCGTGCGGGTGTACGACAACCCCGCCCAGAAGATGTACCCCATGGCCATCGACGCGGCGGGCGAGGACGACACCTTCGTGGGCCGCATCCGCGAGGACGAGACCATCGCCAACGGCCTGAACATGTGGATCGTTTCCGACAACATCCGCAAGGGCGCGGCCCTGAACGCCGTGCAGATTGCCGAGGCGCTGGTGGAGCGGAACCTGTTGCAGGTTCGCGACCCGCAACTCTTCCTTCGTTAG
- a CDS encoding ammonia-forming cytochrome c nitrite reductase subunit c552: MSSRRLLVALVAMALAVLAGCSEPSEPMTPTYKTKLSAEELKNSAFKPEFPLHYETYLRNNESQIMTEYGGSVPYNKHDNVNPLPEGYKHAQPYLKNLWLGYPFSYEYRAARGHTYAVKDILHIDRLNNYSEKAGLPSTCWNCKTPKMTEWVKENGDAFWAKDFHEFRQKLDVDDHTIGCANCHEPQTMELRLYSVPLQDYLKTQNKEFKNLPRNEKRALVCGQCHVEYYFQDKEFGAAKKPVFPWANGFDPEEMFEYYKTHGNTTTKGFEGNFVDWVHPVSKTPMLKAQHPEYETWINGVHGSAGVTCADCHMSYTRLDGKKKMSTHHWTSPLKDPDLRACRQCHTDKTPDYLRQRVLFTQNKVWEQLMVAQDISVKAHEAIRMAAEYTGPKPADYDDLMIEARQMCRKGQFFWDLISAENSVGFHNPTKALNTLAQSQQYSQKAVDVAIRAAAFTTARDLDGDIKKLVPPILKHSRELQMDPAHMATHKWFKYIPLTPKAPRVWDGQTRLVPPPAPAPAAAPAS, encoded by the coding sequence ATGTCTAGCCGTCGCCTTCTCGTCGCGCTGGTGGCCATGGCGCTCGCCGTGCTGGCGGGCTGTTCCGAGCCCTCGGAACCCATGACACCCACCTACAAGACCAAACTTTCCGCAGAAGAACTGAAGAATTCCGCCTTCAAGCCGGAATTTCCGCTGCACTACGAAACCTACCTGCGCAACAACGAATCGCAGATCATGACCGAGTACGGCGGGTCGGTGCCATACAACAAGCACGACAACGTCAACCCCCTGCCCGAAGGATACAAGCACGCCCAGCCGTACCTGAAGAACCTGTGGCTGGGGTACCCCTTCAGCTACGAATACCGCGCCGCGCGCGGCCACACCTACGCGGTGAAGGACATCCTGCACATCGACCGGCTGAACAACTACAGCGAAAAGGCGGGCCTGCCCTCCACCTGCTGGAACTGCAAGACGCCGAAGATGACGGAATGGGTGAAGGAGAACGGCGATGCCTTCTGGGCCAAGGACTTTCACGAGTTCCGCCAGAAGCTGGACGTGGACGACCACACCATCGGCTGCGCCAACTGCCACGAGCCGCAGACCATGGAACTGCGCCTGTACAGCGTGCCCCTGCAAGACTACCTGAAGACCCAGAACAAGGAATTCAAGAACCTGCCCCGCAACGAAAAGCGTGCCCTGGTCTGCGGGCAGTGCCACGTGGAATACTACTTCCAGGACAAGGAATTCGGCGCGGCCAAGAAGCCGGTGTTCCCGTGGGCCAACGGCTTCGACCCCGAAGAGATGTTCGAGTACTACAAGACCCACGGCAACACGACGACCAAGGGCTTCGAGGGCAACTTCGTGGACTGGGTGCACCCCGTGTCCAAGACCCCCATGCTGAAGGCCCAGCACCCTGAATACGAAACGTGGATCAACGGCGTGCACGGCTCCGCCGGGGTAACCTGCGCCGACTGCCACATGTCGTACACCCGGCTTGACGGCAAGAAGAAGATGTCCACCCACCACTGGACGTCGCCGCTGAAGGACCCGGACCTGCGCGCCTGCCGCCAGTGCCACACCGACAAGACCCCCGACTACCTGCGCCAGCGGGTGCTGTTCACCCAGAACAAGGTGTGGGAACAGCTGATGGTGGCCCAGGACATCTCGGTGAAGGCGCACGAGGCCATCCGCATGGCCGCCGAATACACCGGCCCAAAGCCCGCCGACTACGACGACCTGATGATCGAGGCACGCCAGATGTGCCGCAAGGGCCAGTTCTTCTGGGATCTGATCTCTGCGGAAAACAGCGTGGGCTTCCACAACCCCACCAAGGCCCTGAACACCCTGGCCCAGTCGCAGCAGTACAGCCAGAAAGCCGTCGACGTGGCCATCCGCGCGGCGGCCTTCACCACCGCCAGAGACCTGGACGGCGACATCAAGAAGCTTGTGCCGCCCATCCTGAAGCACAGTCGCGAACTGCAAATGGACCCGGCCCACATGGCCACCCACAAGTGGTTCAAGTACATCCCCCTCACCCCCAAGGCGCCGCGCGTATGGGACGGCCAGACGCGCCTGGTGCCGCCGCCCGCGCCCGCGCCCGCCGCAGCACCGGCCAGCTGA
- a CDS encoding glycosyltransferase family 4 protein gives MTTDTTMHIILLDLGREMRGGQLQVFYLARALHHSDGFSVVVACPAGAPLAREAAAAGIAVLPLPGRRSWSPRALLALRREARGHARVVLHTHDARAASLGALCKGTWGAQVVLVHTRRVSYPLGRGLSRRKYLAADAVAAVSAETGGVLAAAGLDPTHITVIHSGIDPTRYVPRRERGDGRFVFGMVGALTPQKGHTVLIEALTALQACEAGGAEGDVGGSKYDAPLPPWEVRVVGEGPLFGTLLDRADELGVSSRMAFLGRQDSRRMLPDCDALMVPSVHGEGSSGVIKEGWVTGVPVICSGLASNLELVRDGENGLVVPPGDAEALACAMRRIATDVPLRARLVAGGTASAAHYTDVRMAEAYMALYRRLR, from the coding sequence ATGACCACCGACACCACCATGCACATCATTCTGCTGGACCTGGGGCGCGAGATGCGCGGGGGCCAGTTGCAGGTGTTCTACCTGGCCCGCGCGCTGCACCACAGTGACGGGTTTTCGGTGGTGGTGGCCTGTCCGGCGGGCGCGCCCCTGGCGCGTGAGGCGGCGGCGGCGGGCATTGCCGTGCTGCCGTTGCCGGGCCGCCGGTCGTGGAGTCCGCGCGCGCTGCTGGCCCTGCGGCGCGAGGCGCGCGGTCACGCCCGTGTGGTGCTGCACACCCACGATGCCCGCGCGGCCAGCCTGGGCGCGTTGTGCAAGGGCACGTGGGGGGCACAGGTGGTGCTGGTGCACACCCGGCGGGTGTCCTATCCGCTGGGCCGGGGCCTGAGCCGCCGCAAGTATCTGGCGGCGGACGCGGTGGCGGCGGTCAGCGCCGAGACGGGCGGCGTGCTGGCGGCTGCCGGGCTGGACCCGACGCACATCACGGTGATTCATTCCGGCATCGATCCCACCCGCTACGTTCCCCGGCGCGAGCGCGGCGACGGGCGCTTCGTGTTCGGCATGGTGGGCGCACTTACCCCGCAGAAGGGGCATACGGTGCTCATCGAGGCGTTGACGGCCTTGCAGGCGTGCGAGGCCGGGGGCGCGGAGGGTGACGTCGGCGGCAGCAAGTACGATGCCCCCCTGCCCCCGTGGGAGGTGCGTGTGGTGGGCGAAGGCCCGTTGTTCGGCACCCTGCTGGACCGCGCCGACGAACTGGGCGTCTCCTCGCGCATGGCCTTTCTGGGGCGGCAGGACAGCCGCCGCATGCTGCCTGACTGCGACGCGCTGATGGTGCCATCGGTGCACGGTGAGGGCAGCAGCGGAGTGATCAAGGAAGGCTGGGTCACCGGGGTGCCGGTGATCTGTTCCGGCCTGGCCTCCAATCTGGAACTGGTGCGCGACGGCGAGAACGGCCTGGTGGTGCCCCCCGGCGACGCCGAGGCCCTGGCCTGCGCCATGCGCCGTATCGCCACCGACGTCCCCCTGCGTGCCCGCCTTGTGGCGGGTGGCACGGCCAGCGCCGCCCACTACACCGACGTGCGCATGGCCGAAGCCTACATGGCCCTGTATCGCCGCCTGCGGTAG
- a CDS encoding DMT family transporter has product MGQMVWIVLALLAGATLPTQAGINAALQASWARHPALASLISFTVGTAALALYVLAARIPFPSVSTSSAWQWTGGLLGAFFVTVVTFLAPRLGATAMIALVLAGQMAASVTLDHFGLLGYPERPLGLLRFAGLVLVAVGVFLVRRF; this is encoded by the coding sequence ATGGGACAGATGGTGTGGATCGTGCTGGCCCTGCTGGCCGGGGCAACCCTGCCCACGCAGGCGGGCATCAACGCGGCATTGCAGGCAAGCTGGGCGCGGCATCCGGCCCTGGCCTCGCTGATTTCGTTCACCGTGGGCACGGCGGCGCTGGCGCTGTACGTGCTGGCGGCGCGCATTCCGTTTCCTTCGGTGTCCACGTCGTCGGCGTGGCAGTGGACGGGCGGTCTTTTGGGCGCGTTCTTCGTCACCGTGGTCACCTTTCTGGCCCCGCGCCTGGGGGCCACGGCCATGATCGCGCTGGTGCTGGCCGGGCAGATGGCGGCATCGGTGACCCTGGACCACTTCGGCCTGCTGGGCTACCCGGAGCGCCCGCTGGGGCTGTTGCGCTTTGCCGGGTTGGTGCTGGTGGCTGTGGGGGTGTTCTTGGTTCGCCGTTTCTAG